Proteins encoded in a region of the Rutidosis leptorrhynchoides isolate AG116_Rl617_1_P2 chromosome 9, CSIRO_AGI_Rlap_v1, whole genome shotgun sequence genome:
- the LOC139868943 gene encoding uncharacterized protein, with protein MVTDLDVPFTSSIQRVIGDSSNTLFWKDVWIEKLDKKFDRLYRLESNKGAKVMDRVAWINGKCVKTWQWTRDIFGRAEGLDSWKWELSSNGLFTTKKLQKFIEENVLTDGRGQTKTLRNSLVPRKVEIFIWRVLLKRIPVLIELDKCGIDLHSVRCPICVDDVETIDHSLVLCKKAFDIWCRVYKWWELGNFSNISIFETFAGSTNTSTSGIGRKIW; from the exons ATGGTTACTGATCTTGATGTTCCATTCACGAGCTCCATTCAGAGGGTTATCGGTGACAGTTCAAATACTCTTTTTTGGAAGGACGTGTGGATTGAAAAGCTGGATAAAAAATTCGATAGACTATACCGATTGGAATCAAACAAGGGCGCAAAGGTAATGGATCGGGTTGCTTGGATAAACGGGAAATGCGTGAAGACATGGCAATGGACCAGAGATATTTTTGGAAGAGCAGAAG GTTTAGATTCATGGAAGTGGGAGTTGTCATCGAATGGTTTGTTCACTACAAAGAAACTTCAAAAGTTTATCGAAGAGAATGTTCTTACGGATGGGAGAGGTCAAACCAAAACTTTGCGCAACTCCCTTGTCCCTAGGAAAGTCGAAATTTTCATATGGAGGGTTCTTCTAAAGAGGATTCCAGTACTAATCGAACTTGATAAATGTGGGATTGATCTACACTCGGTTCGGTGTCCTATTTGCGTTGACGACGTGGAGACAATCGACCACTCTTTGGTTCTTTGTAAAAAGGCTTTTGATATTTGGTGCCGGGTTTATAAATGGTGGGAGCTAGGTAATTTCTCAAATATTAGCATATTCGAGACGTTCGCAGGATCAACAAATACCTCAACTTCGGGAATCGGACGCAAAATTTGGTAG